One region of Chryseobacterium sp. C-71 genomic DNA includes:
- a CDS encoding T9SS type A sorting domain-containing protein: MKKIYFLFLLFALSLLQAQIINIPDANFKAKLLSANTSNGVAKNSAGQNIVLDANSNSEIEVSEALNVYRLEFYSSTISNITGITSFSNLTNLKMGSIAATTINLNGLNNLQVLDMSSFNALSTLNISNFSNLQNFKIGYCSNLTTLTLQNLPALSQLTINTNNSLNNLTISNFPVLAAINCTSNYALTNLTIQNCSATTGIDLGNNSLSMLQLSTLPLLQNLVLNNNELTVLDLSNFSNLQSLSAVGNFLATADLNANPLLHTVYLSDNLLQSIKIKNGGQNFPSTFQIFDNVPFQYLCCDAEDIPIATSNINQQGYTSATVDSSCPVTLLSIAETSDKSEQISFYPNPVKDILYFKSKEKIVKVEIYDVAGRILKSQNINGSSINVSELSKGKYIIKIYKKNRFITEKFIKN; encoded by the coding sequence ATGAAAAAAATCTATTTCCTATTTTTATTATTTGCACTTTCTCTGCTTCAGGCACAAATAATAAATATTCCCGATGCGAATTTTAAGGCAAAACTACTTTCTGCCAATACATCGAATGGTGTTGCAAAAAATAGCGCTGGTCAAAATATAGTATTAGATGCCAATTCTAATAGTGAAATAGAAGTTTCTGAAGCACTAAATGTTTACCGTTTAGAATTTTATTCTTCAACCATTTCGAATATTACTGGAATTACGAGTTTCAGCAATCTTACAAATCTGAAAATGGGATCTATTGCTGCAACAACAATAAATCTGAACGGTCTCAACAATCTTCAAGTTCTTGACATGTCCAGTTTTAACGCTTTATCTACACTTAATATCTCTAATTTCAGCAATCTGCAGAATTTTAAAATCGGATACTGCTCTAATCTAACAACACTCACGCTGCAAAATCTACCTGCATTGTCACAGCTCACCATCAATACAAACAATAGTCTGAATAATCTTACAATTTCAAATTTCCCTGTTTTAGCAGCTATTAACTGTACAAGTAATTATGCCCTTACAAATCTCACTATACAGAACTGCTCAGCAACAACGGGTATTGATCTTGGAAATAACAGTCTTAGTATGCTCCAGCTAAGCACGCTTCCTCTATTACAAAATCTGGTTCTCAATAATAATGAGCTAACAGTTTTGGATCTTAGTAATTTCAGTAATCTGCAAAGTCTAAGTGCAGTAGGTAATTTCCTGGCAACTGCGGATCTTAATGCAAACCCACTCCTTCACACGGTGTACCTGTCAGATAATCTGTTACAAAGCATCAAGATTAAAAATGGTGGACAAAATTTCCCTTCCACTTTCCAGATTTTCGACAATGTGCCATTTCAATATCTTTGCTGCGACGCTGAAGATATTCCTATTGCTACTTCAAATATAAATCAACAAGGATACACTTCTGCAACAGTGGATTCATCTTGCCCTGTAACTCTGTTATCTATTGCAGAAACATCAGATAAATCTGAACAAATATCTTTCTATCCAAATCCCGTCAAAGACATTTTGTATTTTAAGTCTAAAGAGAAAATAGTAAAAGTTGAAATTTATGATGTTGCGGGACGAATTTTAAAATCTCAAAATATAAATGGTTCTTCAATTAATGTTTCCGAACTTTCAAAAGGAAAATACATCATTAAAATTTACAAAAAAAATCGATTTATAACTGAGAAATTTATCAAGAATTAA
- a CDS encoding DUF1349 domain-containing protein produces MKKIILSLIIALNLFQGLKAQSLEKMTWFNEPQQWEIKEKKLIMNVTPQSDYWRISHYGFTVDDAPFYYSTYGGEFETKVKITGDYKARFDQMGLMLRIDEQNYIKAGVEFVDGKFNLSTVVTHKTSDWSVIVLEKTPPFVWIKAVRRLDAVEIFYSFDNKDYVMMRNSYLQDNTPVKVGFMAASPDGNGFKATFENFSVKHLPDQRRLEWLKKNQN; encoded by the coding sequence ATGAAAAAAATAATACTATCATTAATCATAGCATTAAATTTATTTCAAGGTTTAAAAGCGCAGTCTTTAGAAAAAATGACTTGGTTCAACGAACCTCAGCAATGGGAAATCAAAGAAAAAAAACTCATCATGAATGTCACACCACAAAGTGATTACTGGCGAATTTCGCATTACGGTTTTACAGTAGATGATGCCCCATTTTATTACTCAACTTACGGCGGAGAATTCGAAACCAAAGTAAAAATCACCGGAGATTACAAAGCCCGTTTCGACCAGATGGGATTAATGTTGAGAATCGACGAACAAAATTACATCAAAGCCGGAGTGGAATTCGTAGACGGAAAATTCAATCTAAGCACTGTCGTTACCCATAAAACAAGTGATTGGAGTGTCATCGTTCTCGAAAAAACACCACCATTTGTCTGGATAAAAGCAGTTCGTAGATTGGATGCAGTTGAGATTTTTTATTCATTTGATAACAAAGATTACGTGATGATGAGAAATTCTTATCTGCAAGATAATACTCCCGTTAAAGTGGGTTTCATGGCGGCAAGTCCTGATGGAAATGGTTTTAAAGCAACTTTTGAAAACTTTTCGGTAAAGCATCTTCCGGATCAGCGTCGTCTGGAATGGCTGAAAAAAAATCAGAATTAA
- a CDS encoding Crp/Fnr family transcriptional regulator, whose translation MENLLHFYVTRLGISLEEAKRQTVKFEKIEIPKKTIILNSGETENYLYFIVEGIVRFFMHKTHPTEPPKEITFSFIAKNMFYSAYDSFITRNPCEYNVQALQDTTVYRIHYLDVHDLYENTKVGNYIGRISAEQLYLKKAQREISLVSHNAEERYLNLLKSYPEYILQIPLKYIASYLGITPQALSRIRRHIS comes from the coding sequence ATGGAAAATTTATTGCATTTTTACGTTACCCGATTAGGAATTTCTTTGGAAGAGGCGAAGCGTCAGACGGTCAAATTTGAGAAAATCGAAATTCCTAAAAAAACAATCATATTAAACTCAGGAGAAACAGAAAATTACCTTTATTTTATTGTTGAAGGGATTGTGCGTTTTTTCATGCACAAAACCCATCCTACAGAGCCACCGAAAGAGATTACTTTTTCGTTTATTGCTAAAAATATGTTTTACAGTGCATATGATTCTTTCATTACCAGAAATCCTTGCGAATACAATGTTCAGGCATTACAAGATACTACTGTGTACAGAATTCATTATCTGGATGTGCATGATTTATACGAAAACACCAAGGTGGGCAATTATATAGGCAGAATTTCCGCAGAACAGCTTTATTTAAAAAAAGCACAGCGGGAGATTTCATTGGTATCGCATAATGCAGAAGAAAGATATTTGAATTTGCTAAAGTCTTATCCGGAATACATCCTTCAGATTCCTTTGAAATATATTGCCTCATATCTGGGAATTACCCCGCAGGCGCTAAGTCGTATCAGAAGGCACATTTCTTAA
- a CDS encoding response regulator transcription factor, with product MKPIQSDLNEKLLQQEFASTFESENLQLNKSKEIAQNFVDLENGIAVLSDLQKNKSYVYSGKLADELNIFQEQNTQEIESIWEEELFAKLNSEDVLQKHLLELQFFQFIKTIPFEQHKDYCVVSRLRLADNPTQKALLHKMFYFTNANDKNVELALCLYHFDFLNSSLHHGMIINTANSSVIHQTEAGNSSFLSVREKEILKMIQDGKRSKEIAELLFISINTVNRHRQNILEKLRVGNMAEACMMAAKLRWI from the coding sequence ATGAAACCAATCCAATCCGACCTCAACGAAAAACTTCTGCAACAAGAATTCGCTTCCACTTTCGAAAGCGAAAACCTACAGCTTAATAAATCTAAGGAAATTGCCCAAAATTTTGTGGATTTAGAAAACGGAATTGCAGTTTTGAGCGACCTTCAAAAAAATAAAAGTTATGTTTACTCAGGAAAATTGGCAGATGAATTGAATATTTTTCAAGAGCAAAATACTCAGGAAATTGAAAGTATCTGGGAAGAAGAACTTTTCGCAAAATTAAATTCTGAAGATGTTTTACAAAAGCATTTGCTTGAACTTCAGTTTTTTCAGTTCATTAAAACCATTCCTTTTGAACAGCACAAAGATTATTGTGTGGTGAGCAGATTGAGACTTGCCGATAATCCAACTCAGAAAGCACTTTTGCACAAAATGTTCTACTTCACAAATGCCAATGATAAAAATGTAGAACTGGCGCTTTGCCTCTATCATTTTGATTTTCTGAATTCTTCTCTTCATCACGGGATGATCATCAATACGGCAAACAGTTCAGTCATTCATCAGACGGAGGCAGGAAATTCATCATTTTTATCAGTTCGTGAAAAGGAAATTTTGAAAATGATTCAGGATGGAAAAAGAAGCAAAGAAATTGCTGAATTACTTTTCATCAGCATCAATACCGTCAACCGTCACCGACAGAATATTCTGGAGAAACTGCGTGTCGGAAATATGGCTGAAGCTTGTATGATGGCGGCAAAGTTGAGATGGATTTAA
- the ligA gene encoding NAD-dependent DNA ligase LigA yields the protein MSENIQQKIEQLRKELNQHNENYYLMDEPSISDLEFDLLLKELQDLEAKYPEFHDDNSPTVRVGGGVTKIFPTIQHQFRMYSLDNSYDFDDLADWEKRIIKTIDEPVEFVAELKYDGASISILYENGKLTQAVTRGDGFQGDEITSNVKTISDIPVKLTGDFPERFFMRGEIYLTRKNFDKINKQREEEGLDLFMNPRNTASGSLKMQDSGEVRKRRLSSVLYQFVSQEVPAESHWELLHKAQDWGFTISAQTKLCKNLEEIKEFINFWDTERNNLPFEIDGIVLKVNSLKQQRQLGYTAKSPRWAMAYKFKAEKVETELQSVSYQVGRTGAITPVANLKPILLAGTTVKRASLHNEDIIKKLGLHEHDFVYVEKGGEIIPKIVGINEEKRTSESKEIEYIKNCPECGTELIKLEDQAIHFCPNDLHCPPQVVGRMIHYVSRKALNIDNLGSETIEQLYKEKLIENPADFYTLTKEQILPLERMAEKSAQNIIDGIEKSKEIPFEKVLFGIGIKHVGETVAKKLVKNFNTIDDLKKATAEELCQVEDIGMKIAVSIVDFFNNPENILMLERLKSYGVQLEKGENTNEVLSNALDGKTFLFTGKLSLFTRESAEEMVEKHGGKNISAVSKNLNYLVVGEKAGSKLKKAQDIGTITILDEQEFLDLIKE from the coding sequence ATGTCCGAAAATATCCAGCAAAAGATAGAACAGCTCCGTAAAGAACTCAATCAGCATAATGAAAACTATTATCTGATGGATGAGCCCAGCATCTCTGATCTTGAATTTGATTTATTATTAAAAGAGCTTCAGGATTTGGAAGCCAAATATCCGGAATTTCACGATGACAATTCTCCAACCGTACGTGTTGGTGGCGGTGTAACGAAGATTTTCCCGACTATTCAGCACCAATTCAGAATGTATTCTCTGGATAATTCTTACGATTTTGACGACCTGGCAGATTGGGAAAAACGCATCATTAAAACGATTGATGAACCTGTAGAATTTGTTGCGGAATTAAAATATGACGGTGCTTCGATTTCAATTTTATATGAAAACGGAAAACTAACACAGGCAGTAACGCGTGGCGACGGTTTTCAGGGTGATGAAATTACTTCCAACGTAAAAACCATTTCAGACATTCCGGTAAAACTGACCGGAGATTTTCCTGAACGTTTTTTTATGCGTGGAGAAATTTATCTGACAAGAAAAAATTTCGATAAAATCAACAAACAGCGTGAGGAAGAAGGTCTTGACCTCTTTATGAATCCAAGAAATACGGCAAGCGGAAGTTTGAAGATGCAGGACAGCGGTGAAGTGAGAAAACGCAGACTGTCTTCGGTTTTATACCAGTTTGTATCGCAGGAAGTTCCGGCAGAAAGCCATTGGGAATTGCTTCACAAAGCGCAGGATTGGGGTTTTACCATCTCAGCTCAGACAAAACTTTGCAAGAATTTAGAAGAAATTAAAGAATTCATCAACTTCTGGGATACGGAAAGAAACAACTTACCTTTTGAAATCGACGGAATTGTATTGAAAGTCAATTCATTAAAACAACAGAGACAGCTTGGTTACACGGCAAAGTCTCCCCGTTGGGCGATGGCATATAAATTTAAAGCCGAAAAAGTAGAAACCGAATTGCAAAGTGTTTCTTATCAGGTTGGAAGAACTGGCGCAATAACTCCCGTTGCCAATCTGAAACCAATTTTATTAGCCGGAACAACCGTAAAACGTGCTTCTCTTCACAACGAGGATATTATTAAAAAACTCGGTTTGCACGAGCATGATTTTGTTTATGTAGAAAAAGGCGGTGAAATTATCCCAAAAATTGTCGGCATTAACGAAGAAAAACGGACATCAGAAAGCAAGGAAATTGAATACATCAAAAACTGCCCGGAATGCGGAACTGAATTGATAAAACTAGAAGACCAGGCGATTCATTTTTGCCCTAACGATTTGCATTGTCCGCCTCAGGTTGTCGGGAGAATGATTCATTATGTTTCGAGAAAAGCTTTGAATATTGATAATCTAGGGAGCGAAACCATCGAACAGCTTTACAAAGAAAAACTGATTGAAAACCCTGCAGATTTTTATACTTTGACGAAAGAACAGATTCTTCCTTTGGAACGAATGGCAGAAAAATCGGCTCAAAATATTATTGACGGAATCGAAAAATCTAAAGAAATCCCGTTTGAAAAAGTCTTGTTCGGAATCGGCATCAAACACGTTGGGGAAACGGTTGCCAAGAAATTGGTAAAGAACTTCAACACGATTGATGATTTGAAAAAAGCGACGGCTGAAGAATTGTGTCAGGTAGAAGATATCGGGATGAAAATCGCGGTGAGCATCGTTGATTTCTTTAATAATCCTGAAAATATTCTGATGCTAGAAAGGCTGAAATCTTATGGCGTTCAGTTGGAGAAAGGTGAAAATACCAATGAAGTTCTATCCAATGCTTTAGATGGGAAAACCTTTTTGTTTACAGGGAAACTATCACTTTTCACCAGAGAATCTGCTGAAGAAATGGTAGAAAAACACGGCGGAAAAAATATTTCTGCGGTTTCTAAAAATCTGAATTATCTGGTCGTGGGCGAAAAAGCAGGAAGCAAGTTGAAGAAAGCTCAGGATATTGGAACGATTACGATTTTGGATGAGCAAGAGTTTTTGGATTTGATTAAAGAATAA
- a CDS encoding MgtC/SapB family protein — protein sequence MDFLKDHSIQNELVLIFISVILGLFIGAEREYRNKSAGLRTFILVCFGSCLFTILSIKIGVNDPDRLAANIITGIGFLGAGVIFKGDNKIDGITTATTIWATASIGMAVGSGYVYLSLTGTVLVLLILSSLSYLQNFIDNNHKIREYKIVVRNFEDVAYFENIFKNYHLKFFVVRQKFNQENITTTWMLTGKHTNHDLFIQQLRHDEKVNAYEF from the coding sequence ATGGATTTTCTAAAAGATCATTCGATACAAAACGAGCTGGTATTGATTTTTATTTCGGTGATTCTTGGGCTTTTTATCGGGGCCGAAAGAGAATACCGCAATAAATCTGCAGGTCTGCGAACCTTCATTCTCGTGTGTTTCGGGTCTTGTCTTTTCACCATTCTTTCTATAAAAATCGGGGTGAATGATCCTGATCGTCTCGCTGCAAATATTATTACAGGAATTGGTTTTTTGGGTGCGGGAGTTATTTTTAAAGGAGATAATAAAATCGACGGAATCACTACGGCAACCACCATTTGGGCAACGGCATCCATCGGAATGGCAGTTGGCTCAGGATATGTTTATCTGTCCTTAACCGGAACAGTTCTGGTGCTTTTGATTTTAAGTTCGCTCAGTTACTTGCAGAATTTCATTGATAACAATCACAAAATTCGTGAGTATAAAATTGTCGTAAGAAATTTTGAAGATGTTGCTTATTTTGAAAATATATTTAAAAATTATCACTTGAAATTTTTCGTTGTCAGACAAAAATTCAATCAGGAAAACATTACGACAACATGGATGTTGACAGGAAAACATACCAATCATGATCTATTTATTCAGCAACTTCGACATGACGAAAAAGTAAATGCGTATGAATTTTGA
- a CDS encoding sugar O-acetyltransferase, with protein sequence MNEKKKMLSGEIYDATDDLLIQERNLCKDLCFEYNHLQPSKIEDRKSLIKKLFGKTTENFHIEQPFYCDYGYNIEIGENFYTNVNVVILDCAKVTFGDNVFIAPNCGFYTAGHPFDVEQRNKALEYAYPITVGNNVWIGAGCSILPGVTIGDNTVIGAGSVVTKDIPSNVLAVGNPCKVIREI encoded by the coding sequence TTGAACGAAAAAAAAAAAATGCTGAGTGGAGAAATTTACGATGCCACCGATGACCTTTTGATACAAGAAAGAAATCTTTGCAAAGATCTCTGTTTTGAGTACAATCACCTTCAGCCTTCAAAAATTGAGGATAGAAAATCTTTAATTAAAAAACTCTTCGGAAAAACGACAGAAAATTTCCATATCGAACAACCTTTTTATTGTGACTACGGTTATAATATTGAGATTGGCGAAAATTTTTACACCAACGTGAATGTTGTCATTCTAGATTGTGCAAAAGTGACTTTCGGAGACAACGTTTTTATCGCTCCCAACTGCGGATTTTACACAGCTGGTCATCCTTTTGATGTCGAGCAACGCAATAAGGCTTTGGAATATGCTTACCCAATTACTGTCGGAAATAATGTCTGGATTGGTGCAGGTTGCAGCATCCTTCCCGGAGTTACGATTGGTGATAATACTGTTATCGGAGCAGGAAGTGTAGTCACAAAAGATATTCCTTCCAATGTTTTGGCTGTGGGAAATCCATGTAAGGTAATCAGAGAAATTTAG
- a CDS encoding glycerophosphodiester phosphodiesterase family protein: protein MKNFILGLAVLSTAMMSAQTQIIAHRGYWQTNPPTTENSIKALENAQNLKIYGAEFDVRMTKDGVLVVNHDEHHGKMEISETDFKELKKLKLSNGENFPLLKDYLKAGKKDKSLKLIVEIKPDKTKEKEDELTAKTIKLVKELKLESQSEFISFSLNICKEIKKLEPTFKVQYLKGELSPQQIKDEGLDGIDYHYSIFQKNPTWIADAKALGLITNAWTVNDVAVYDDLKKQGIGFVTTNIPDQLKNK, encoded by the coding sequence ATGAAAAATTTTATCTTAGGGTTAGCAGTTTTAAGTACAGCAATGATGAGCGCACAAACCCAGATTATCGCACACAGAGGATATTGGCAGACTAATCCTCCCACGACAGAAAATTCAATTAAAGCGTTAGAAAATGCACAGAATCTAAAGATTTACGGAGCCGAATTTGACGTGAGAATGACCAAAGACGGCGTTTTGGTCGTAAACCACGATGAGCATCACGGTAAAATGGAAATTTCAGAAACAGATTTCAAAGAATTGAAAAAACTGAAACTATCGAACGGTGAAAATTTCCCTCTATTAAAAGATTATTTGAAAGCAGGAAAAAAAGATAAATCTTTAAAGCTGATTGTAGAGATCAAACCGGATAAAACCAAAGAAAAAGAAGATGAGTTGACGGCAAAAACCATCAAATTGGTAAAAGAGTTAAAACTTGAATCTCAAAGCGAATTTATTTCTTTCAGCTTAAATATCTGTAAAGAGATTAAAAAATTAGAGCCAACATTCAAAGTTCAGTATTTGAAAGGTGAATTGTCTCCACAGCAAATCAAAGACGAAGGTTTAGACGGAATTGATTATCATTACAGCATTTTCCAGAAAAACCCGACATGGATTGCTGATGCTAAAGCTTTAGGATTGATTACAAATGCTTGGACGGTAAATGATGTTGCCGTGTACGACGACTTAAAAAAGCAGGGAATCGGTTTTGTTACAACCAATATTCCTGATCAGCTGAAGAATAAATAA